CGCATGTAAAGAAAACTGCTGCTGTATCCGCTCACGCCCTGCCCTTGCCAACTCTTCAGCCGATCCGGGATTCCTGAGAAGCTTCAGAACCGAATCGGCCATGCCGTCGGTATCGTGTACGTCGTGCAACAATGCCGTAGTTCCTTCTTCAACAGCTTCCGAAAGTCCCGGAATTCTGGATCCTACAACAGGCAGCCCTGCAGCTTGAGCTTCCAGAGCGACCACCGGCAGGCCTTCATGGAGAGAAGGAAGGAGAAACATATCACTTTTCGTCATGAGATCGAGAACATCATCCCGCAATCCCAGGAATCGAACAAACTCGTCCAGTCCAGCGGATTCGACCATTTCCCGTATTACTGTCTTCAGAGGGCCTTCTCCTATCAAGATAAGGCGGGCATCCGGGAAATTGTTCACTAGTCTCCGAAATACCTCAAGCAAACCTCTGTGGTTCTTCTGTTCGATAAATCTCCCCACATGGAGAATGAGTTTGCTGTGCGGGCCGAATCCAAGGGATTCACGGAACGATCTCTTCCCGGCTTCACAAGAGACAGGAGGTACGCGGACTCCCAAATAAAGGACTCTCGATTTTCGCGACAGATCGGTTCGCCCGGAGATCATTGCATTCAGGACCCCCTGAGAGACTCCTGATAATATGTCAGTATGTTCCAGCGCATACCGAATGCTCAAGCGAGCGTACAGGTTCCTGAGCTGACTGAGAATTGGCAAGCGCAGCCACCACATGGATGCCTGCGTGAAATCGGTATTATGAAACGTAGTGATAACCGGGACACCTTCGTTCCGGGCTATCCATACAGGGAACCCGCTGTATACCCCCAGATGATTGTGGATAAGATCGTAGTTTTCCTGCTTCAGCACCCTACGTAGGCCGGTGTAAAAGCCCAGATGATCCGGACGTAGAGGAATGTGAAATACACATGCGCCAAGTCCTTCAGCCTGTTCCGCCCAAGGACCGGTATCAGGCCCCATGCAGCACACATCCATTCGGCAGGATTCCGGCGAGACTTCTCCAAGCATGCTGATGAGCCAGCTTTCCAAACCTCCCCTGTAAAAGGAATAGATCAAATGCAACACACGCATGAATGTGCTTCTTAGCCGAGGTTCCGATCGGTTCCAAGGTAAATGAGTTCGAGTTCCCCTAAGGAATGTCGTATGTTGAACTGGCTTTCCTCTGCTGTTCGAAGAGCCTCGTCTGCTGTAACAGGACGATCTGCATGAAGCAAAGAAATAACATTCTCAGCCCATCGATCCGCAGTCAACGACAAAGGCAGCCGGGTGATCAACTCGAGTACAATGTCCGCTTCGTGAGGAATGTTCTCGGAGATGAGACAGGGCAATCCTGATGCTTGTGCTTCGATAACAGCCAATCCCATCCCTTCGTAAAGCGACGGAAACAGGAAAAGATCGACTGCGGACAGGATGCGGGGAACGTCCGGACGAGATCCGAGGAACCTGACATGACCCTGCAAACCGAGCGCTGAGACCTTTTCTTGAATCTCGCCTTGCAACGGGCCGTTTCCGATGAACACCAGACGCAGGTTTGAATCCCTGTTCAGCGCGTGCGAAAAGACCTCGAGGACAAAGGGACAATTTTTCGGCTGGGTGAATCTACCCACATGGGCAACAATCTTGTCCGTGGGGTTCAGCCCCATTTCAGCCCTGATGGTATGGCGTTCGTGGGTTTCATGAAACGGAGAAAAATCGATGCCGCAGAAAAGGATGCGACGCTTCGGATGAGTTTCCCATTTCGGTCCGAACAGATCTTCAGCCGCAAGTCTCCCGGCAGCTAATCCGAGCGTTGCGTATCTTTCCAGCGCCTTGTCCATAAACGCCAAATAGGCACGTCTGGAGATTCCCCACTCGTTTGCCACACTTCTCAGATCGCTATGGCTATGGGCAATGCGGACAGGGATACGTGCTCTCTTTGCCAGCCACAAATTCACGCCGGAAAACCGATGACAGTGGCCGTGCAGCACGTCGTACGGTCCGTATTCTTTGAGGATACGCGAAAAGGTCCGGCAGTAGGTGACTATATTTCGATATTCAGGGCAGGGAATGACCCGAGCCCCTAATGAACGTGCTTCTTCGTCGTACGCACACGGTTCGTCCGTATGGACCAGAAAATCCAGATGGAATGTGTCACGCTCGATATGGCGCAAAACGGTCATGAGCCAGGTTGCAATCCCTCCTCTTTCCATCGAATCCAGCACGTGCAGGATCCGTCGGGGACGCCGGTACGAGTTCATGTCTTTTCCGACCGCTCCATGGCTTCGATCACACGTCTGGCTCCGTAGCCGTCCACTAACGAGCCAGAAACCCGAGCGAACTCTCTGAGTCTGTCGGTGTTGCGGAGAAAATCGCCCAATCGTGCGGAAAGCTCTGGATCCTGAGCTTTTCCCAGAACGTAAAGAGCCCCGTCATCAGCCAAAGCCTTTGTGCCGGGTTCCTGGTTGTCAGCCAGAATTACCACCGCGGCGGGAATTCTCATGAATGCCAGTTCCCACAATGTGCTTCCTCCGGCAGTTATGGCGACGTCCGCCCAGGCCATGAGATCGGACACGTTGAAAGGATTTCGTACAGTTTTAAATGCTCCCGGATCGTTTCTGGACATTAGGGAAAGTTCTTCAAAATGCGAGAATGCAGGTCCGGCAAGTACCTTTACCTGCGTATCAGGCAAATCGAGACTTTTCAATGCTCTTAGCACGCAGCACGTGGCGTTGTCGGGATCTGCAGCCCCCATGGTGACAAGAATATTGCGGACCCTGGAGGGAAATTCGCGTTCCCGACCATGCCATTGTTTGAATTCAGGTCTCAGCAGCGTATAGCGAGTCCCAAGGAGCAATCTCGTATTGGTTTCGCATTTGTACACGAGAGATTCAGCGCCGAAATTCTGATTCAGGATGATATCTGCAATGTAACCCGTCTGGTGCGCGGTATCGTCGATGACGAGCAGACGAAATCCAATATCTTTCAGAGCCCGTTGAAAAGATATGTCAAAATGATATCCATCCAGAATCACCCACGTATCAGCCGGTGCGAGATCCCGCGCTAGTCTTTGCATGAGAGCGAGATCCGAGGCATCCGGATACGAAGCTGACGGACTGATGAGTTCGATCCCTGCATCCTGAATTCGAGCTTTCAACGCATCACTGTCACAATGGCTGACGAAGACCGCTTTTCCACCTGTCGTCTGCCATTCCAAAGCCAAGGCGAGACATCTCATGATGTGCCCGGCCCCGATGCGGGTCCCGCCATCAGCCCTGACAATCATGGAATCAGCCCGAATTGAGAGATTTTTTGGAACGAGTTGCGGGGAGGGACTTTTTGCAAAAAGTCCCTCCCCGCG
The sequence above is a segment of the Desulfomonile tiedjei DSM 6799 genome. Coding sequences within it:
- a CDS encoding glycosyltransferase, with the protein product MRVLHLIYSFYRGGLESWLISMLGEVSPESCRMDVCCMGPDTGPWAEQAEGLGACVFHIPLRPDHLGFYTGLRRVLKQENYDLIHNHLGVYSGFPVWIARNEGVPVITTFHNTDFTQASMWWLRLPILSQLRNLYARLSIRYALEHTDILSGVSQGVLNAMISGRTDLSRKSRVLYLGVRVPPVSCEAGKRSFRESLGFGPHSKLILHVGRFIEQKNHRGLLEVFRRLVNNFPDARLILIGEGPLKTVIREMVESAGLDEFVRFLGLRDDVLDLMTKSDMFLLPSLHEGLPVVALEAQAAGLPVVGSRIPGLSEAVEEGTTALLHDVHDTDGMADSVLKLLRNPGSAEELARAGRERIQQQFSLHAAAGRLLALYAELLAFQTASAEERANRFVSE
- a CDS encoding glycosyltransferase family 1 protein, with the translated sequence MNSYRRPRRILHVLDSMERGGIATWLMTVLRHIERDTFHLDFLVHTDEPCAYDEEARSLGARVIPCPEYRNIVTYCRTFSRILKEYGPYDVLHGHCHRFSGVNLWLAKRARIPVRIAHSHSDLRSVANEWGISRRAYLAFMDKALERYATLGLAAGRLAAEDLFGPKWETHPKRRILFCGIDFSPFHETHERHTIRAEMGLNPTDKIVAHVGRFTQPKNCPFVLEVFSHALNRDSNLRLVFIGNGPLQGEIQEKVSALGLQGHVRFLGSRPDVPRILSAVDLFLFPSLYEGMGLAVIEAQASGLPCLISENIPHEADIVLELITRLPLSLTADRWAENVISLLHADRPVTADEALRTAEESQFNIRHSLGELELIYLGTDRNLG
- the pseG gene encoding UDP-2,4-diacetamido-2,4,6-trideoxy-beta-L-altropyranose hydrolase; its protein translation is MIVRADGGTRIGAGHIMRCLALALEWQTTGGKAVFVSHCDSDALKARIQDAGIELISPSASYPDASDLALMQRLARDLAPADTWVILDGYHFDISFQRALKDIGFRLLVIDDTAHQTGYIADIILNQNFGAESLVYKCETNTRLLLGTRYTLLRPEFKQWHGREREFPSRVRNILVTMGAADPDNATCCVLRALKSLDLPDTQVKVLAGPAFSHFEELSLMSRNDPGAFKTVRNPFNVSDLMAWADVAITAGGSTLWELAFMRIPAAVVILADNQEPGTKALADDGALYVLGKAQDPELSARLGDFLRNTDRLREFARVSGSLVDGYGARRVIEAMERSEKT